From Mycolicibacterium nivoides, a single genomic window includes:
- a CDS encoding integrase core domain-containing protein has product MVAVNEPIDPRVRLAISQWPDDAPRGAVTTFCAEHGISRKAFYALRRRAKVDGPAAVLEPRTRRPKTSPSTWSDEIKDQAIKVRTALEQSGLDHGPISVHEKMRVMGLEQVPSTASLARIFREAGVARLEPKKKPRSAWRRFVYPAPNACWQLDATEYVLTRGRKCVVFQLIDDHSRYAVASHVAWGETAEAAITVFDKAVANHGVPQRLLSDNGAALNPSRRGCIGQLVTHVGALGVEAITGKPYKPTTQGKNERFHQTLFRYLDKQPLAETLDELQAQVDTFDRIYNAERPHQALPGRVTPLTAWEATPKADAPRPKPDRPIFQRVPSRHQRPRPQLPADLPAGTLLRTVSTSGTIGLDSVSYKVDVNLAFAHVLVVSTGNNTGDAVIITDLYGEVLAEHTRPAPGITYVGNGRPPGTRPKTTEPSPKS; this is encoded by the coding sequence GTGGTGGCCGTTAATGAACCTATCGATCCTCGTGTTCGCCTCGCCATCTCGCAGTGGCCTGACGATGCACCTCGCGGGGCGGTAACGACGTTCTGCGCCGAGCACGGTATTTCTCGAAAGGCGTTCTACGCGTTGCGTAGACGCGCCAAGGTCGACGGGCCGGCCGCAGTGCTCGAACCCAGGACTCGACGCCCGAAGACCAGCCCGTCGACATGGAGCGATGAGATCAAGGATCAGGCCATCAAGGTTCGTACCGCGCTTGAGCAGTCCGGTCTGGATCACGGGCCGATCAGCGTGCACGAGAAGATGCGCGTGATGGGCCTGGAGCAGGTCCCGTCCACGGCGTCACTGGCACGCATCTTCCGCGAGGCCGGTGTGGCACGCCTGGAGCCGAAGAAAAAGCCCCGCTCAGCCTGGCGGCGGTTCGTGTATCCGGCCCCGAACGCGTGCTGGCAACTCGACGCCACCGAATACGTCTTGACCCGTGGACGCAAGTGTGTGGTCTTCCAACTCATCGATGACCACTCCCGCTACGCCGTGGCCTCGCACGTGGCCTGGGGTGAAACCGCCGAGGCTGCGATCACCGTCTTCGACAAAGCTGTCGCCAATCATGGTGTGCCCCAACGGCTCCTGTCTGATAACGGAGCAGCGCTGAACCCGTCGCGGCGCGGGTGCATCGGCCAACTCGTCACCCACGTGGGCGCTCTGGGCGTGGAGGCGATCACGGGTAAGCCCTACAAGCCCACCACCCAAGGCAAGAACGAACGCTTCCACCAAACCCTGTTCCGCTACCTCGACAAACAACCCCTCGCCGAGACACTCGACGAACTGCAAGCCCAGGTCGACACATTCGACCGCATTTACAACGCCGAACGCCCCCACCAAGCACTGCCCGGCCGCGTGACCCCGCTAACCGCGTGGGAAGCGACCCCCAAGGCCGATGCGCCCCGACCGAAACCTGACCGACCCATCTTCCAGCGCGTCCCCAGCCGGCACCAACGCCCCCGACCGCAGCTGCCCGCCGACCTGCCTGCCGGCACGCTCCTCAGAACGGTGTCCACATCAGGCACTATCGGCCTGGACTCGGTGTCCTACAAGGTCGACGTGAACCTCGCGTTCGCGCACGTCCTCGTCGTCAGCACCGGCAACAACACCGGCGATGCGGTCATCATCACCGACCTGTACGGCGAAGTCCTCGCCGAGCACACCCGCCCCGCACCCGGCATCACCTACGTCGGCAACGGCCGACCCCCAGGAACCCGCCCCAAGACCACAGAACCGTCACCGAAGTCCTGA
- a CDS encoding thermonuclease family protein, producing the protein MVDGDTVDIRHDDRGRLRIRILGINAPETRKRGWTVGCGGPEASSWASTFLPVGQRVSMVTDPTQAQTDRYGRTLSYLDLPDGRDFSVESVRAGMSQVVTYGKRPVQRFAALSAAQNEAKNLHVGLWGPPCFGATESVPE; encoded by the coding sequence GTGGTCGACGGCGACACCGTCGACATCCGCCACGATGACCGTGGGCGACTTCGGATCCGGATCCTCGGAATCAACGCCCCCGAGACCCGCAAGCGAGGATGGACGGTCGGCTGTGGCGGCCCGGAAGCATCCTCATGGGCAAGCACGTTTCTCCCAGTGGGACAGCGTGTTTCGATGGTCACCGACCCGACCCAGGCCCAGACCGACCGATATGGTCGCACGCTTTCCTACCTCGACCTTCCTGATGGGCGCGATTTCTCGGTCGAATCGGTCCGGGCCGGCATGTCCCAGGTGGTCACCTACGGCAAGCGCCCGGTCCAGCGGTTCGCGGCACTCTCCGCGGCTCAGAACGAGGCGAAGAACCTGCACGTAGGCCTCTGGGGACCGCCCTGCTTTGGCGCGACAGAATCGGTTCCCGAGTAG